Proteins found in one Planococcus citri chromosome 2, ihPlaCitr1.1, whole genome shotgun sequence genomic segment:
- the LOC135834615 gene encoding uncharacterized protein LOC135834615, with protein sequence MKSTSGCCGITLRHGAIFLLIFNIVLVCLEVQFSLLYFKELGMETIFADKHGMSMAYIFILIEIAVYFKAAISAFRRQSSMLTFATVILLLKSYFTIDFAVRAHYESTLCNIWKKTIQPGIMGMLDGECEKYFENNENFMHKIFIIAFYLMCFLIFVLVLSSASVVNSYKKQIDFIHMENMFFRVKNARNLPTGFTRPTSYVYQSLDQSTIHQDKRFE encoded by the exons ATGAAAAGCACTTCTGGCTGCTGTGGGATAACATTGCGGCATGGTGCCATCTTCCTTCTTATCTTCAACATA GTGCTCGTTTGTTTAGAAGTGCAATTTTCCTTACTGTACTTCAAGGAACTTGGCATGGAGACAATTTTCG cggaTAAACATGGAATGTCAATGgcttatatttttatattgattGAAATAGCCGTGTATTTTAAAGCCGCCATTTCTGCATTTAGA AGACAATCTTCGATGTTGACATTCGCCACCGTGATATTACTTCTAAAATCTTATTTCACCATCGATTTTGCGGTTCGTGCTCATTATGAAAGTACATTATGTAATATTTGGAAGAAAACAATACAACCGGGTATTATGGGAATGCTGGATGGAGAATGCGAgaaatactttgaaaataatgaaaattttatgcacaaaattttcattatcgCGTTTTATTTGATgtgtttcttaatttttg ttttggttcTCAGCAGTGCCTCGGTTGTGAACAGTTacaaaaaacaaatcgatttcaTTCACAtggaaaatatgttttttcgagtgaaaaatgCGCGAAACCTGCCAACTGGTTTCACTCGACCTACCTCCTACGTTTATCAGTCACTAGATCAGAGCACGATTCATCAAGATAAACGTTTCGAATGA
- the LOC135838254 gene encoding uncharacterized protein LOC135838254, whose protein sequence is MCVTRTGCCGNSLHTASLVVLYINLVMNLYEIVFFSHEYRNLINSKLLENELVKEENSNIIFTILETLVFLYAIRTVSKMKSSMLTFSMVILLIDMISIAHSTFNTVYKYHKKCISNTTLCGPDGILGWTVKSEHAYTEAGKLATSDVRFSYIGVLITLSVTCLFFLCFKFYSIMILQSYKSFLKFDRIQLEMPESSAEQNELPCYSYVRRPDAPPRYVSNGNVQS, encoded by the exons ATGTGTGTGACAAGAACAGGATGTTGCGGAAATTCGCTTCATACAGCCTCACTCGTGGTGCTTTACATCAATTTG GTTATGAACCTTTACGAAATAGTATTTTTCTCTCACGAATATCGCAACCTGATCAATAGCAAATTGCTAG aaaatgAGCTGGTGAAAGAAGAGAATTCAAACATTATTTTCACAATACTAGAAACTCTAGTATTCCTATACGCTATCAGAACTGTCAGCAAG ATGAAATCATCCATGTTGACATTTTCCATGGTGATATTACTGATTGATATGATCTCGATAGCTCATTCAACGTTCAATACGGTTTACAAGTATCATAAGAAGTGTATCTCGAATACTACTTTATGTGGACCAGATGGTATACTCGGATGGACAGTGAAAAGTGAACATGCATATACTGAAGCTGGTAAACTAGCGACATCGGATGTGCGATTTTCATACATCGGTGTGCTGATTACACTGAGCGTCActtgtttgtttttcttgt GTTTCAAATTCTATAGCATCATGATCTTGCAAAGTTATaaatcgtttttgaaatttgaccgAATTCAACTCGAAATGCCTGAATCTTCTGCTGAGCAAAATGAACTACCTTGTTATTCTTATGTTAGAAGACCGGATGCTCCACCACGTTATGTTAGCAACGGAAACGTGCAGtcttaa
- the LOC135834616 gene encoding uncharacterized protein LOC135834616 — translation MGKLFCGVPLRINILIMLYLNLIWNIYMVCGYLYSFNDENGLTDELGFNKLMTSLSIISLVYLTAIITIHKKEIYMLSPTIIVLVLDIFCLMYFYVRLIDLHLIETWQSIADQTIENVPQFFRNLIEQGMLTIFLIILSFPLSFKILSVMMLRFYRNKLRESSTMFPPFAEVTLHFSAPPSYEECVDKEYISDSSLPPYSRLPI, via the exons ATGGGGAAGTTATTTTGTGGGGTACCGCTACGAATAAACATTTTAATAATGCTTTACCTGAATTTG aTATGGAATATCTACATGGTTTGCGGATATTTGTATTCCTTCAATGATGAAAACGGATTAACAG aTGAACTTGGTTTTAATAAACTTATGACATCTTTATCGATAATATCTCTGGTATACTTGACTGCAATTATAACTATCCATAAG aAAGAAATCTACATGTTGTCGCCTACAATTATCGTGCTCGTTTTGGATATATTTTGTCTGATGTACTTCTACGTAAGATTAATAGATCTACATCTGATCGAAACATGGCAAAGCATAGCTGACCAAACGATAGAAAATgttccacaattttttcgaaacttaaTCGAGCAAGGGATGTTGACCATTTTCCTCATTATATTATCGTTTCCCCTAA gtttcaaaattttatccgtAATGATGCTACGTTTTTATAGGAATAAATTGAGGGAATCGTCCACAATGTTTCCACCATTTGCAGAAGTTACTTTGCATTTTTCTGCACCGCCTTCTTATGAAGAATGCGTTGATAAAGAGTATATCTCAGATAGTTCACTTCCTCCTTATAGTAGACTTCCAATTTAG